From Echinicola soli, a single genomic window includes:
- a CDS encoding M23 family metallopeptidase translates to MSRIKYYYDPKTCKYERYTKSKWDILLGVLGFLSLSSIFAVGILMIFSYYFDSPKELMLKQENEELKLYYEMMEKEVSHLNEMMTDLKDRDDNLYRVIFESEPIPSSIRDAGYGGSDRFRELKEKGLQQEDLIMDVMSKVGKLKKQMYIQSLSYDELADKALNKEEYWASIPAIQPIHNEDLKRLASGYGMRIHPILKVRKMHTGIDFSAPKGTPIYATGDGKVVEVKTEFGGYGKSVTIDHGFGFETRYGHMNEFNVRRGQRIKRGDQIGTVGNTGSSTAPHIHYEVIKDGRTINPVHYFFKDLEPSEFDKILELASKENQSLS, encoded by the coding sequence ATGAGTAGAATAAAATATTACTACGATCCCAAAACCTGTAAATACGAACGATACACAAAGAGCAAATGGGACATTTTATTAGGGGTCCTTGGCTTCCTGTCCTTATCTTCGATTTTTGCAGTGGGGATCCTTATGATCTTTAGCTATTACTTCGACAGCCCAAAGGAGCTGATGCTAAAACAAGAAAACGAAGAGCTAAAGCTATATTACGAGATGATGGAAAAAGAAGTCTCTCATCTTAACGAGATGATGACCGACCTAAAGGATCGCGATGACAACCTTTATCGTGTCATCTTCGAATCCGAGCCCATCCCCTCCTCCATTAGAGATGCAGGCTATGGCGGATCTGATCGCTTTAGGGAGCTAAAAGAAAAAGGGCTCCAACAAGAAGACCTGATCATGGATGTCATGAGCAAAGTGGGCAAGCTCAAAAAGCAAATGTACATCCAATCACTTTCCTACGATGAATTAGCGGACAAAGCCCTCAATAAAGAAGAATACTGGGCCTCTATTCCCGCCATACAACCCATTCATAACGAAGACCTCAAAAGATTGGCTTCCGGTTATGGCATGCGGATCCACCCTATCCTGAAAGTCCGAAAAATGCATACGGGAATTGATTTCTCCGCTCCAAAAGGCACGCCAATTTATGCGACTGGAGATGGCAAGGTGGTAGAAGTCAAAACTGAATTTGGCGGTTATGGAAAATCCGTAACCATAGACCATGGTTTTGGTTTTGAGACCAGGTATGGGCACATGAATGAATTCAATGTGCGAAGGGGCCAAAGAATAAAAAGAGGTGACCAAATCGGAACAGTCGGGAACACGGGTTCGTCCACGGCTCCTCACATACACTACGAAGTCATCAAGGACGGACGCACCATTAATCCTGTCCATTACTTCTTCAAAGATCTAGAGCCTAGTGAGTTTGATAAAATACTCGAACTTGCATCCAAGGAAAATCAATCACTTTCTTGA
- the alaS gene encoding alanine--tRNA ligase: MDAKRIRSTFIEYFQSKQHQFVPSAPIVVKNDPTLMFTNAGMNQFKDYFLGNETPASTRATNSQKCLRVSGKHNDLEEVGVDTYHHTMFEMLGNWSFGDYFKKEAIAWSWELLTEIYKLPVDRLYVTVFEGNEGDGLERDMEAFDMWTEHVDKEKILFGNKTDNFWEMGDVGPCGPCSEIHIDLRSEEEIKAKPGKELVNADHPQVIEVWNLVFIQFNRQANGSLSELPAKHIDTGMGFERLVRAIQNKTSNYDTDVFTPFIAAVEKKSGKKYGEDETIDIAIRVIVDHIRAISFTIADGQLPSNNKAGYVIRRILRRAVRYGYTFLGFHEPFLHELLPLLSAHFGEMFPEIASQQDFIAKVIYEEEAAFLRTLDNGLKRLDQIKTDLAGKGERVISGKVAFELYDTFGFPLDLTSLIARENGISVDEKGFDAEMAKQKKRSRAAAEQETGDWVPVSEEAGVQFVGYDRLETTSNIIKYREIKEKKGTKYQLVLEETPFYAESGGQVGDKGVLIGKDETIMVLDTKKENDLIVHFVEKLPQDPEATFTAKVDGAKRALTMNNHTATHLLHAALKEVLGDHVQQKGSLVNEQLLRFDFSHFSKLSDEEIAQVERIVNQKVRENIPLLEQRNVPIEEAKKMGATALFGEKYGEFVRVITFGKDYSVELCGGTHVPYTGQIGLFKIVSEGSISSGVRRIEAITADAAEQYVHEQVDVVKSLQELLKSPKDITKAVEALVQERNELKKEIESFHLKQAGTLKNELIQAVQQVSGTNQIISKVTLPSADALKKLAFELKNEVDQVIAVIAADIGGKPQIAVVIADELVKEKSLNAGNAVRELAKEIQGGGGGQPFFATAGGQKVEGLDQVVIKAKEMFSAI, encoded by the coding sequence ATGGACGCTAAAAGAATCAGAAGTACTTTTATCGAGTATTTCCAATCCAAGCAACATCAATTTGTACCTTCTGCACCTATCGTGGTCAAAAATGACCCGACACTTATGTTTACTAATGCAGGAATGAACCAGTTTAAGGACTATTTCCTTGGAAATGAGACTCCTGCGAGCACTCGTGCCACTAACAGCCAAAAGTGCCTAAGAGTTTCCGGCAAGCATAATGACCTGGAAGAAGTAGGCGTAGACACCTATCACCATACAATGTTTGAGATGCTGGGGAATTGGTCTTTTGGTGATTACTTTAAGAAAGAAGCCATTGCCTGGTCTTGGGAGTTATTGACCGAAATTTATAAGCTGCCCGTGGACAGACTTTATGTGACCGTCTTCGAAGGTAATGAAGGAGATGGCCTGGAGCGGGACATGGAAGCATTCGACATGTGGACCGAGCATGTGGACAAGGAAAAGATCCTGTTTGGGAACAAAACGGATAACTTTTGGGAAATGGGAGATGTAGGGCCTTGTGGCCCATGTTCGGAAATTCACATTGACCTGCGGTCTGAAGAAGAAATCAAGGCAAAGCCAGGCAAAGAGCTGGTCAATGCAGACCATCCACAGGTAATAGAAGTCTGGAACCTGGTATTTATTCAGTTTAACAGACAGGCCAATGGCAGTCTTTCAGAGCTTCCAGCTAAGCATATCGATACAGGAATGGGTTTTGAAAGGCTGGTACGTGCCATCCAGAACAAGACTTCCAATTATGACACAGATGTCTTTACACCTTTTATCGCTGCTGTGGAGAAGAAATCGGGAAAGAAATATGGCGAAGACGAGACGATCGACATTGCTATCCGTGTGATCGTCGACCACATCCGTGCCATTTCCTTTACCATCGCAGATGGACAGTTGCCTTCCAACAACAAAGCTGGCTATGTCATCAGGAGGATTTTGAGAAGAGCGGTAAGGTATGGTTATACCTTCCTTGGCTTTCATGAACCTTTTCTGCATGAACTTTTGCCGCTATTGTCAGCCCATTTTGGAGAGATGTTTCCGGAAATTGCCTCACAGCAAGATTTTATTGCCAAAGTCATTTATGAAGAAGAGGCTGCTTTCTTGCGTACCTTGGACAATGGCCTGAAGCGGCTCGACCAGATCAAGACAGATTTGGCAGGAAAGGGGGAGCGTGTGATTTCCGGTAAGGTGGCCTTTGAACTATACGATACCTTTGGTTTTCCGCTGGACCTGACTTCCTTGATCGCAAGGGAAAATGGTATTTCTGTGGATGAAAAAGGCTTTGATGCAGAAATGGCCAAGCAGAAAAAGCGCTCAAGAGCTGCGGCAGAACAGGAAACCGGTGACTGGGTGCCGGTCAGTGAGGAGGCAGGTGTGCAATTTGTAGGATATGACCGCCTGGAGACGACCAGTAATATTATCAAATACAGGGAAATAAAAGAGAAAAAAGGCACCAAGTACCAATTGGTGCTTGAAGAAACACCGTTCTATGCCGAAAGTGGTGGACAGGTAGGCGATAAGGGTGTGTTGATAGGGAAGGATGAAACCATCATGGTCCTGGACACCAAAAAGGAAAATGACCTTATTGTGCACTTTGTGGAAAAACTTCCTCAAGACCCTGAGGCTACTTTTACGGCGAAAGTGGATGGAGCAAAGAGGGCGCTGACCATGAATAACCATACGGCTACGCACTTACTTCATGCGGCACTTAAGGAAGTGTTGGGAGACCATGTGCAGCAGAAGGGGTCACTGGTAAATGAGCAATTATTGCGCTTTGATTTTTCTCACTTCAGCAAATTGAGTGATGAGGAAATTGCGCAGGTGGAGCGTATCGTCAATCAAAAGGTGCGTGAGAACATCCCATTGCTCGAGCAAAGAAATGTGCCTATAGAAGAGGCGAAGAAAATGGGCGCCACAGCACTGTTTGGCGAAAAATACGGGGAGTTTGTCCGTGTAATCACCTTTGGTAAAGACTATTCGGTCGAGCTTTGTGGAGGAACCCATGTCCCGTACACGGGCCAAATCGGTTTATTCAAGATCGTTTCGGAAGGATCGATTTCCTCCGGCGTGAGAAGAATAGAAGCAATTACAGCAGATGCTGCCGAGCAATATGTCCATGAGCAGGTTGATGTGGTAAAGTCACTTCAGGAATTGCTGAAAAGTCCTAAGGATATCACCAAGGCCGTGGAAGCATTGGTACAAGAGCGAAATGAGTTGAAAAAGGAAATTGAGTCCTTTCACTTGAAGCAGGCCGGAACCTTAAAGAATGAGCTTATCCAGGCTGTTCAACAGGTCAGCGGAACCAATCAAATCATCTCCAAGGTAACCCTTCCTTCCGCAGATGCCCTCAAAAAACTGGCATTTGAATTGAAGAACGAGGTGGATCAAGTTATTGCTGTCATTGCAGCCGATATCGGTGGCAAGCCGCAGATTGCCGTGGTCATCGCTGATGAATTGGTAAAGGAAAAATCCCTTAATGCCGGCAATGCCGTCCGCGAACTGGCCAAGGAAATCCAAGGTGGAGGAGGTGGACAGCCATTCTTTGCTACAGCGGGAGGACAGAAGGTAGAAGGGCTGGATCAGGTGGTCATAAAGGCCAAGGAGATGTTTTCTGCCATCTAA
- the gatB gene encoding Asp-tRNA(Asn)/Glu-tRNA(Gln) amidotransferase subunit GatB has translation MPSQEIKDKYELVVGLEVHVQLLTKSKMYASDSTEFGNLPNSNISVITLGHPGTLPKVNKRAVEFAMKLGLACKSEITRNNIFARKNYFYPDLPKGYQLTQDKNPVCVGGTVAITLEKSGVTRDIELTRIHMEEDAGKSMHLAGEVDTLVDYNRAGVPLLEIVTEPCIRASEEAYQFMSEIRKLVRYLDICDGNMEEGSMRCDANISIRLKGETELGKKVEVKNMNSFRNVARAIEHEFDRQIDMMEKGETIISETRTFDATTGLTAGMRTKEDLNDYRYFPEPDLSPVVISEDWLESIKASMPSLPRELHERFVTVFGLPEYDANVLTDSKEIALYFEELCSETNNYKAASNWMMGPVKSYLNELTLHIEDFPVRPKQLASLIALIDEGKVNFSVASQKVYPEMIKNPSQTPLEIAQKLNLIQESDEGSLKPIVESVLAENEAKVAEYKSGKKGLLGMFMGQVMKKSKGKADPKVANKILTELLEN, from the coding sequence ATGCCTTCACAGGAGATAAAAGATAAATACGAGTTGGTAGTTGGACTGGAAGTCCACGTTCAGTTGCTGACCAAAAGTAAAATGTACGCTTCGGATTCCACAGAATTCGGAAACTTGCCAAATTCTAATATTTCAGTCATCACACTTGGCCATCCAGGTACACTTCCAAAAGTGAACAAACGGGCGGTGGAATTTGCGATGAAACTTGGTTTGGCCTGTAAAAGTGAAATCACACGGAACAATATTTTTGCCCGTAAGAACTATTTCTATCCGGACCTTCCAAAAGGGTATCAGTTGACCCAGGATAAAAATCCTGTTTGTGTAGGAGGTACTGTGGCCATTACACTAGAAAAGTCAGGAGTCACGCGTGATATCGAGCTTACCCGAATTCACATGGAGGAAGATGCTGGTAAATCCATGCACCTTGCCGGCGAAGTGGACACCCTGGTGGATTATAACCGGGCAGGAGTGCCTTTATTGGAGATTGTGACGGAGCCATGTATCAGGGCATCTGAAGAAGCGTATCAGTTTATGTCAGAAATCAGGAAGCTGGTACGTTATTTGGATATCTGTGATGGAAATATGGAAGAAGGATCCATGCGGTGTGATGCCAATATCTCCATCCGGTTGAAAGGGGAGACCGAATTGGGTAAGAAGGTGGAAGTGAAAAACATGAACTCCTTCCGAAATGTCGCCAGGGCCATTGAGCATGAGTTTGATCGTCAGATTGACATGATGGAAAAAGGGGAGACGATCATCAGCGAAACGAGAACCTTTGATGCCACCACTGGACTTACAGCAGGTATGCGGACCAAGGAGGACCTCAATGACTACAGGTATTTTCCAGAGCCGGACCTTAGTCCTGTGGTGATTTCAGAAGATTGGCTGGAAAGCATCAAGGCGTCCATGCCTTCATTGCCTCGTGAACTGCATGAACGATTCGTGACGGTTTTTGGTCTACCGGAGTATGATGCCAATGTGTTGACCGACAGCAAGGAAATCGCTTTGTATTTTGAAGAACTATGTAGTGAAACCAATAACTACAAAGCTGCATCCAACTGGATGATGGGGCCTGTGAAATCTTATTTGAATGAGCTGACCCTTCATATTGAGGATTTTCCTGTCCGGCCAAAACAATTGGCCAGTTTGATAGCGTTAATTGATGAAGGAAAAGTGAATTTCTCTGTGGCTTCCCAGAAGGTATATCCTGAGATGATCAAGAACCCTTCGCAGACACCACTGGAGATCGCGCAGAAGCTCAATCTGATCCAGGAAAGCGATGAAGGTTCGCTAAAGCCAATCGTAGAAAGCGTGCTGGCTGAAAACGAAGCAAAGGTAGCAGAATATAAGTCCGGTAAGAAAGGACTACTCGGGATGTTTATGGGACAAGTAATGAAAAAGTCCAAAGGAAAGGCCGACCCTAAAGTGGCCAATAAAATTTTAACAGAACTCTTAGAAAACTAA
- a CDS encoding TlpA disulfide reductase family protein, translated as MTKFNYMFLLAALLMVAACSNEVKEEAFDGEVVISGKLENTPEGVLILSRYTDNSVEPIDTLTLKDNGKFEYNLSLEGPTFYELDLYGVKQIRLALFNEDVAVNYDFDNEESLAVSGSFDTEQVGKVDQLADDYQEQINQLNNDYYEALSAKDEAAVKSIQEKALTLESDHSTKVKNTIDGMKGSFAALAAVGMLNPRNDFSYIDSLVVELDKKYPETKMIVALKQQLDEMRALSIGQPAPEIALPNPEGEEVKLSDFKGKYVLIDFWAAWCKPCREENPNVVRLYNEYNEKGFEVFGVSLDRSRDAWLKAIEEDNLTWTHVSDLKYFNSEAAATYKINAIPATYMVDPEGKIIAKDLRGPALENKLKEIFE; from the coding sequence ATGACTAAGTTTAATTATATGTTTTTGCTTGCTGCCTTATTAATGGTGGCAGCCTGTTCCAATGAAGTGAAAGAAGAGGCTTTCGATGGTGAAGTAGTTATCAGTGGGAAGTTGGAAAACACTCCGGAGGGCGTATTGATTCTTTCCAGATATACCGATAACAGCGTCGAGCCCATCGATACGCTGACCTTAAAAGATAATGGCAAATTTGAATATAATCTCAGCCTGGAAGGGCCGACATTTTATGAGCTTGATCTTTATGGTGTAAAGCAGATTAGACTGGCACTTTTCAATGAAGACGTGGCGGTAAATTATGATTTTGATAATGAAGAAAGCCTTGCTGTATCCGGTTCATTTGACACCGAACAGGTAGGGAAAGTGGATCAATTGGCGGATGATTATCAAGAGCAGATCAACCAATTAAACAATGATTATTACGAAGCACTTTCTGCAAAAGACGAAGCGGCCGTAAAAAGCATTCAGGAAAAAGCACTGACATTGGAATCTGATCATTCGACCAAAGTTAAAAATACCATAGATGGCATGAAGGGAAGTTTCGCGGCATTGGCAGCAGTGGGAATGCTTAATCCCCGAAACGATTTCTCTTATATCGATAGCCTGGTGGTGGAGCTGGACAAGAAATATCCTGAAACCAAAATGATTGTGGCACTCAAGCAGCAACTTGATGAAATGCGGGCACTGAGCATCGGTCAGCCGGCTCCCGAGATAGCACTCCCTAATCCAGAAGGAGAGGAAGTGAAGCTTTCCGATTTTAAAGGAAAATATGTGTTGATAGACTTTTGGGCTGCTTGGTGTAAGCCTTGTAGGGAAGAAAACCCCAATGTGGTCAGATTGTACAATGAATACAACGAGAAAGGATTTGAAGTATTCGGAGTGTCTTTGGATAGGAGTAGAGATGCATGGTTAAAGGCCATAGAAGAGGATAACTTAACCTGGACGCACGTTTCCGATTTAAAATACTTTAATTCTGAAGCTGCAGCTACTTATAAAATAAATGCTATTCCTGCGACATACATGGTTGATCCTGAGGGTAAAATCATAGCAAAGGACCTGAGAGGGCCAGCTTTGGAAAATAAATTAAAAGAAATTTTCGAATAA
- a CDS encoding nucleoid-structuring protein H-NS: MKKSSFKSPLSRLVTLVLFGLLAMGACKSKKKVVEAAPEPAPVEEQAPAPAPDPEPTAEEVAVGKLEGYFSTIASASSVQSANSSIQEALSMFSNQNTPVLIVIHEENGIKDYDEPTNIAKYLNYLKDTKKNLNFISDVRLDGSGKITELELRRR; encoded by the coding sequence ATGAAAAAAAGTAGTTTTAAATCACCACTAAGCAGGTTAGTCACCCTAGTTCTTTTTGGGTTGTTAGCCATGGGTGCTTGTAAGAGTAAGAAGAAAGTAGTAGAAGCTGCTCCAGAACCGGCACCAGTAGAAGAGCAGGCACCTGCTCCTGCTCCCGATCCAGAACCCACTGCAGAAGAAGTAGCTGTAGGTAAGTTGGAGGGATATTTCTCTACAATCGCATCCGCCAGCAGTGTACAAAGTGCCAATAGCTCTATTCAGGAAGCTTTGAGTATGTTTTCGAATCAAAATACACCCGTTTTGATCGTTATTCATGAGGAAAATGGTATCAAGGATTATGATGAGCCCACGAACATCGCCAAATACCTCAATTACCTTAAGGATACCAAGAAGAACCTAAACTTCATCAGTGATGTGAGATTGGATGGTAGCGGAAAAATCACTGAACTGGAACTTCGTCGTAGATAA
- a CDS encoding leucine-rich repeat domain-containing protein: protein MIRSRLYIVLLGLVLVPGMVFSQDLGDYSKQEVKDFSQKVEDQIQFLEYFLNTVGNAETSARDKDVIITESYKKIFRDDKVQVEDDLLLDRQVITNKDVPAYLKDVEFFFKDASFKFKVRDVKPFLRDNDELSFLVSMDRTLKATGLDDEAIENTKPRFVEVNLDPQSNELKIASIYTTKLSRDEELTEWWRNLSLEWETYFREHFGLIEDSITVDHLNRISAIDSLDLSGNKLIQDLNPLESLRDLKYIDISNTMIRELGPISNVTYLAYLDVSNTPTSDIQFVKYSDNLQYLNISSTLIENIDDLTSLTNLKVLIAENTPLMSFAGLSSFTGLEELNLEKSGLNNVENIHQLTNLKRLNISGNYLINFEFLADLKNLEEINLSKTNIGSLDPLKDLEHLAVVKINETSVNNLGPLAQKESLATVYADRTEIAEEQANAFAVSNRKVLLIHNVENLQSWWTTLPEGWEVVLRKYIPGNSGRMPSVEEISRIVGVDSLDLSGSEIINLRPVIKFKKLISLKFDDTKIHELSPVRELQTLKQLSANYAPIANVEDIGKIEGLERLSLKETLVSSVEPLQKLRSLEYLDVDGTEVPKWEVQALLQVVPDANIIFRSDELKGWWNSLDGVWKTLFVEEFNISTEPNSRELHKLTSSRELKIQRKSIQNLRPLVDFINLHTLQIHDVPLNDIADLASFELIKNLSITQAPITTVEPLARLQTLEHLNLSNTGVEDLRPLEGLTNLKTLILSGTSVRRLRGLDTLHKLEELDIASTDVRSIRDIEDLHGLKKLSCFNTRINSRQIDRFKESNPECEVRYY from the coding sequence ATGATCAGAAGTAGGCTATATATCGTCTTATTGGGATTGGTCCTTGTGCCCGGAATGGTATTTTCCCAGGATTTGGGAGATTATTCGAAACAGGAAGTAAAAGATTTTTCCCAGAAAGTAGAGGATCAGATACAATTTCTTGAGTATTTCCTCAATACTGTAGGAAACGCCGAGACATCGGCGAGGGACAAGGATGTGATCATTACCGAAAGTTACAAGAAAATTTTCCGTGATGATAAGGTACAAGTAGAAGATGATCTCCTGCTGGACCGTCAGGTGATCACTAATAAGGATGTGCCCGCTTACTTGAAAGATGTAGAGTTTTTCTTTAAAGATGCCAGTTTTAAGTTTAAAGTAAGGGATGTTAAGCCCTTTCTCAGGGATAATGACGAGCTGTCCTTTTTGGTTTCCATGGATAGGACGCTCAAAGCGACCGGTTTGGATGATGAAGCTATTGAGAATACCAAGCCTCGTTTTGTTGAAGTGAATTTGGATCCACAATCCAATGAATTGAAAATTGCCAGTATCTATACCACTAAGCTGAGCCGTGATGAAGAATTGACCGAATGGTGGCGTAACCTTTCATTGGAGTGGGAAACGTATTTTAGAGAGCATTTTGGGCTGATCGAAGATTCTATCACTGTGGATCACCTTAACCGGATAAGTGCCATTGACAGTTTGGATCTGTCCGGTAATAAGCTTATCCAAGACCTGAATCCTTTGGAATCCCTAAGGGATCTTAAATATATCGATATCAGTAATACGATGATCAGGGAACTGGGCCCTATCAGTAACGTAACCTATTTGGCTTATTTAGATGTTTCCAATACACCTACATCTGATATTCAGTTTGTGAAATATTCCGATAATTTGCAGTACCTGAACATTTCCAGTACACTGATCGAGAATATTGACGACCTCACTTCCTTGACCAATCTTAAGGTGCTGATCGCCGAGAATACTCCTTTGATGAGCTTTGCGGGCCTAAGTTCATTTACCGGATTGGAGGAGCTTAATCTGGAAAAAAGTGGCCTCAATAATGTGGAAAATATCCATCAGCTGACCAACTTGAAGCGATTGAATATCAGCGGAAACTATTTGATCAACTTTGAATTTCTGGCAGACCTTAAAAACCTCGAAGAGATCAACCTGTCCAAGACCAATATAGGGAGTTTGGATCCGTTGAAAGATCTTGAGCATCTGGCAGTGGTAAAGATCAATGAAACTTCCGTGAACAACCTTGGGCCACTGGCCCAAAAAGAGAGTCTTGCAACCGTATATGCGGACAGGACCGAAATAGCGGAGGAACAGGCCAATGCCTTTGCGGTAAGCAACAGAAAGGTGTTATTGATCCATAATGTAGAGAATTTACAATCTTGGTGGACGACATTGCCCGAAGGGTGGGAAGTGGTCCTCAGAAAGTATATTCCAGGCAATAGTGGCAGGATGCCATCAGTGGAAGAAATCAGTAGGATTGTAGGGGTGGACTCCCTGGATCTATCCGGCAGTGAAATTATTAATCTGCGCCCTGTCATCAAGTTTAAAAAACTCATTTCCCTGAAGTTTGATGATACCAAAATCCATGAGTTGAGCCCTGTCAGGGAGCTTCAAACCCTAAAACAGCTTTCAGCCAACTATGCGCCTATTGCAAATGTGGAGGATATTGGCAAAATAGAGGGCTTAGAAAGGTTATCCTTAAAGGAAACACTGGTTTCCAGTGTAGAGCCGTTGCAGAAGCTTCGTAGTCTAGAATATCTTGATGTGGATGGCACTGAGGTGCCCAAGTGGGAGGTGCAGGCCCTGCTTCAAGTCGTTCCTGATGCCAATATCATTTTCAGATCAGACGAGCTTAAAGGCTGGTGGAACAGCTTGGATGGTGTTTGGAAAACGCTCTTTGTGGAAGAATTTAATATTTCTACAGAACCAAATTCCCGTGAATTGCACAAACTTACTTCTAGCAGGGAATTGAAAATCCAGCGAAAAAGCATTCAGAATTTGAGGCCTTTGGTGGATTTTATCAACCTGCATACTTTACAAATCCATGATGTGCCGTTAAATGACATTGCTGATCTGGCGAGTTTCGAACTGATTAAAAATCTAAGTATAACCCAAGCGCCGATTACCACGGTGGAGCCCTTGGCACGATTACAGACGCTAGAGCACCTTAACCTGTCCAATACCGGTGTGGAAGACCTTCGTCCGCTGGAGGGATTGACGAATTTGAAAACATTGATTTTGTCGGGAACCAGCGTAAGGAGATTAAGAGGGCTGGATACGTTGCATAAGCTAGAGGAACTGGATATAGCCAGTACTGATGTTCGTAGCATCAGGGATATTGAAGACCTTCATGGACTGAAAAAGCTAAGCTGCTTTAACACCCGAATCAACAGCAGGCAGATCGATAGATTTAAAGAGTCCAACCCTGAGTGTGAAGTAAGGTATTATTAG
- a CDS encoding formylglycine-generating enzyme family protein codes for MNIPIYRKPFSSTLLLAATAGLLWACSEGKSTEEVSSDKKSKPTQQVSNQKQAKQKGMVWIPGGDFMMGTDEEEAYPVERPAVKRHVDGFYMDETEVTNAEFKQFVDETGYVTVAEKKPEWEEMKKQLPPDTPKPDDSLLQAGSLVFVAPDQPVDTRDISNWWKWTPGASWKHPEGPGSDLTGRMNHPVVHIAYDDALAYAEWAGKRLPTEAEWEFAARGGLKAKRYSWGDELRPQGKFMANTFQGRFPNGNQGKDGFMGTAPVKNYPSNSYGLYDIIGNVWELTDDWFDAIKFQRLTGNAPKLDANMNQCYNPTNPYAKERVIKGGSYLCSDNYCINYRPSARQGHAYDSGSSNVGFRCVQDAPAETLGMK; via the coding sequence ATGAATATACCTATCTATCGAAAGCCCTTTAGCAGCACCTTACTTCTAGCTGCAACAGCAGGATTGCTTTGGGCTTGTAGTGAAGGAAAAAGCACAGAAGAAGTCTCTTCTGACAAAAAATCTAAACCAACTCAACAAGTCTCTAATCAAAAACAAGCTAAACAAAAAGGCATGGTATGGATTCCCGGGGGAGACTTCATGATGGGGACGGATGAAGAGGAGGCCTATCCAGTGGAAAGACCTGCTGTCAAACGCCATGTGGACGGATTCTATATGGATGAAACGGAGGTGACCAATGCTGAATTTAAACAGTTCGTTGATGAAACAGGCTATGTGACCGTTGCAGAAAAAAAACCCGAATGGGAAGAAATGAAAAAGCAACTTCCCCCTGACACACCTAAACCGGATGATTCACTGCTCCAAGCGGGATCGTTGGTCTTCGTAGCACCTGACCAACCAGTGGATACGAGAGACATCTCCAATTGGTGGAAGTGGACCCCTGGTGCCAGCTGGAAGCATCCTGAAGGTCCAGGCTCTGATCTCACGGGAAGAATGAATCACCCCGTTGTTCATATCGCCTATGATGATGCTCTTGCTTATGCAGAATGGGCTGGTAAAAGATTACCCACTGAAGCAGAATGGGAATTTGCAGCTAGAGGTGGTTTGAAAGCAAAAAGATATTCCTGGGGTGATGAGCTAAGACCACAAGGGAAGTTTATGGCAAATACCTTTCAGGGACGATTCCCCAATGGAAACCAAGGCAAAGATGGCTTTATGGGAACAGCCCCCGTAAAGAACTACCCTTCCAACTCATACGGGCTTTATGACATCATTGGTAATGTATGGGAGCTGACTGATGACTGGTTTGACGCCATCAAATTCCAGCGACTTACTGGAAATGCTCCTAAACTGGACGCCAATATGAACCAATGCTACAACCCTACCAACCCTTATGCCAAAGAAAGGGTGATCAAAGGCGGCTCTTACCTATGCTCTGACAACTACTGCATCAACTACCGACCCAGTGCCCGTCAAGGACATGCCTATGACAGTGGCTCCTCCAATGTAGGCTTTAGATGTGTGCAGGATGCTCCTGCCGAAACACTTGGAATGAAGTAA
- a CDS encoding DUF1801 domain-containing protein, translating into MKTIAQNPDDYLSKVPEDRRAALTKLRATIATNLPDGFEETMSYGMIGYVVPRSIYPSGYHCDPKLPLPYMSIANQKNFIALYHCGIYADDQIMRWFIEEFPKHSNYKLDMGKSCIRFKKPDFIPFELIGELVKKISVQDFIDLYEGRIKNS; encoded by the coding sequence ATGAAAACAATCGCCCAAAACCCAGATGACTACCTCTCCAAAGTCCCAGAAGATCGAAGGGCCGCACTTACAAAATTAAGAGCCACCATTGCCACTAATCTTCCCGATGGATTTGAGGAAACCATGAGCTATGGGATGATTGGCTATGTCGTACCCCGCTCCATCTACCCCAGCGGATATCACTGCGACCCAAAGCTTCCTCTACCCTATATGTCCATTGCCAACCAGAAAAATTTCATAGCACTATATCACTGCGGAATCTATGCAGATGATCAGATCATGCGATGGTTTATTGAGGAATTTCCTAAACATAGTAATTACAAGTTGGACATGGGGAAAAGCTGCATCAGGTTCAAAAAGCCGGATTTTATCCCTTTTGAGCTTATTGGTGAATTGGTAAAGAAGATAAGTGTACAGGATTTTATTGACCTATATGAGGGAAGAATTAAAAATTCCTGA